CCGCAGGCCGGCTTCTCCACGGCAAAAAAAACAGTCGCGCCGGTCATCGGCAAGGGGCCTTACAGCTACGAAAGGATCAACGTCGAATCGCAGCGCCTCGACATCAATTCGATGTTGAACTGGATCGAGCGCATGATCCGGCTGCGGAAAGAGTGTCCGGAATTCGGCTGGGGCACCTACAGAATCCTCAAGACCGGGCATCCGAGCGTACTCGGAATCCATTACGAGTGGCGCAACAACTCCCTCGTCACCCTGCATAATTTCCATGAAAAACCGTGCAGCATCTCCCTCGAAATCGGCGGCGGGGAGGGCGCCGTCCTCTCCAATCTGCTTGCCGGAGAACCAAGCCACGCTATGCCTAACGGAAAGCACAAGATCGTGTTGGAAGGCTTTGGCTATCGCTGGTATCGGGTTGGCGGACTCGGCCACCTCCTCAAGCGCGAGAAGTTCTGAAGCTTTGGCAAAAGAACTGCACATATTTTATTCAGAAGAGACGAGATGAGCAGCTACAAGGCTTTACCCGGTAGGACATCCATCAAGTTGTTAGAAGGAAAGAAGGCACAATGAGTGTCATTGAAGAGATTGTCATGAATTTGGCAGTCCTGGTGATTTCCGGGGCTTCCGCCGTCGCCCTCGGCCACCTTTTTCTTAGCGTTGTAGTGAAAGACCGTCGGCCTACGTAGTGCGATAATCCCCTGGAAAGGGGGTTGTCGTGCTTTTACTGGTCCTCGCACTGCTCGTCCAGGTCCCGGCACCGCCGCCGGTCGACTACGCCCGAGCCGAACGATTCCTCGGCTATAACACCAATGCCCTGGTTCTTCACTCCGGGGTCCGGCCCACCTGGTTGCCCGACGATCGATTCTGGTATCGCACCAACAGCGAAAACGGCAACACGACCGTTCTCATCGATCCGGTCAAAGGAAGCCGATCCAGCTACAATCCGCCGGGGCCGTCCAGATCCGGGGCCGCGCCGCCGAACAGCGTGGTTTCGCCCGACGGCAAACGGGCGGTCTTCATTCGCGATTACAACCTCTGGGTGCGCGGCGTGAGCAGCGGCAAGGAAACGCAGCTGACGAAGGACGGCATCCAGGACTTCGGCTATGCGACCGACAATGCCGGGTGGATCCGCGGCGACGATCCCGTCGTGTTATGGTCGCCGGATTCGAAACGCATCGCGACCTTTCAGCACGACGGCCGCGGCGTCGGCGAAATGTATCTGGCGGACACCCGCGTCGGCCATCCGCACCTCGAGGCCTGGAAGTATCCCCTGCCCGGAGACGAGAAAATTTTCGAGATCCAGCGCGTCATCATCGATGTGGACGCCGCCCGCGTCATCCGGCTGCGGATGCCTCCGGATCCGCATCGCTCGTCGCTCTGCGATCACGTGAAATGCGCGGACACTTTCGCCGACGTCGAGTGGAGCGGCGATAGCCTGCAGCTTGCCTTCATCTCCTCCTCGCGCGATCACAAACACGCGTGGTTCCGCGTGGCCGATGCCGCGAACGGAAAGGTCCGGGATGTCTTCGAGGAAACCGCGAAGACCTATTTCGAAGGCGGTGACGACCGGCCGAACTGGCGGTTCCTTCCCGCCTCGAATGAATTCATCTGGTTCTCGGAACGCGACAACTGGGGCCAGCTGTATCTCTACGACCTGACCACGGGCAAGCTGAAGAACCAGATCACGACCGGCGAAGGCGATGTCGTCGAAACGCTGCGCGTGGATGAAAAGAACCGGCAGGTGTATTTCCTCGGCGCGGGGAAAGAGAAAGGACGCGATCCCTATTTCCAGCATCTCTATCGCGCGGGACTCGATGGGAAAAACCTGACGCTCCTGACGCCCGAAGACGCAACGCACGATGTATCCCTCTCGCCGTCGGGGAAGTTCTTTGTGGACAGTTACTCGAAGCCGGATGTGCCGGGCGTCACCGTCCTGCGGGACATGTCGACGGGCGCGCTGCTTCAGACGCTCGAGAAGACGGATATCTCGCGGCTGACCGCCACGGGCTGGAAGCCGGTGACGCCGTTCAGCGTCAAAGCCCGGGACGGTGTGACGGATCTTTACGGATTGATGTACAGGCCGACCGCCTTCGATCCGGCGAGGAAGTATCCGATTATCGATCACATCTATCCCGGACCGACGCCGGGCAGCGTGGGAACGCGCCGCTTCGTGGCCTCGCGGGGAGATGCTCAGGCGCTCGCTGAGCTCGGGTTCATCGTCATCGAACTCGACGGGATGGGAACGCCGATGCGCTCGAAATCGTTTCATGACGCCTACTACGGGAATATGGGAGACAACACGCTCCCCGACCAGGTCAGCGGAATCCAGCAACTCGCGCGCCGGTATTCCTGGATTGATCTCGATCGCGTGGGAATCTGGGGACACTCCGGCGGAGGATACGCCGCGGCCGATGCGATGTTCCGCTATCCGGACTTCTTCAAGGTGGGGATTTCAGAGGCCGGAAACCACGACAACCGGGACTACGAGGACGACTGGGCGGAGAAATGGCAAGGCCTTCTGAAAGGGAATAACTACGACAACCAGGCCAATGAGCTGGTCGCAAAGAATCTGAAGGGAAAACTGCTGCTGGTCCACGGAACGACGGATTCGAATGTCCCGCCGTATAACACCCTGCTGGTGGTCGATGCGCTGATCCGCGCGAACAAAGACTTCGACCTGCTGATGCTGCCGAACCGGAATCACGGGTTTGGCAATGAGTCGTACATGATCCGGAAGCGCTGGGATTACTTTGTGAAGAACCTGCTGGGGGCAGAGCCGCCGAAGGAGTATGAGCTGCGGCGGTAGGGGGGAGAGAGAAAAAGGAGCGCGCGCGAGGTGCCGGTGAGAACTGAGTATGATGCTGCGCGAGCATCTAAAAGGTGGCTTCGCGGCGTTTTACTAAACTGGAGACCGGAAGAGTCCCGCCAGATGCGGGGGGAAGGAGCGCGCTGCGCGCGGGCATCTTTTGAGTAGGGAGACGTCCCCCATTCCCCGCCTTTCCAAGGCGGGGTGGCTGCGCCACTAACAAAACGGTCCCGATCCTTAACGGCGCAGACGGGGCGGTTGGTAAATTCCATCAACTCCCCGCCTGAGCGGTCAGGCCAAGGGGCCTTGTTTCAGGTAAGGAGAATTGCAATTCGCAACTTATTGATATGATTAGGTCGCGATTTTGATCTCCCTAGGAGCCTGTCGGGAATAAGCTTTGTCGAACGAAGAATCAATAGCTTACGAGTTAGGTTGCGTCTGTAAGTTATTGAAAGTTCGTTCAGGAAGTCTTATTCCCGACAGGCTCCTTAGGAGTTAGGCGGGGTTGGGCGTCGAGGTGGCTTCGCCCCATTGAACAGACCGCCCCGCCCTGAGCATTCTACCGATTGGAGCGCTTCGCGGTTCGTTACTAACCGCCCCGTCTGTACCGCTAAGGATCGGGACCATTTTATTAATGGCGCAGCCACCCCGCCTTGGAAAGGCGGGGAATGGGGCCGTCTCCCGTTGTGCCGGACTCTTCCGGCCGGCAGTTTAGTAAAAGGTCGCGCAGCCACCTTATAGATGCCCGCGCGGCACGATTCTACCGTTTTCGCTCGAACCTGGCGCGCGCTCCTTTTTAACCCCGCCGCATTCAAGCCGGACTCTTCAAGCCTCCAGTTTAGTAAAAGGATGCGCGCAGCAGCGCGCGACCTTATTGAAATGCCCGCGCAGCGACAAGCTCCGGCCTCAAACCCACCCGGCGCGCGTTCCTTATTAGAACGTCCGTCCCACCGTGAACTTGAAGTTATGCGCCGGCTGGTGAATCGCGAACGGAATCCCCGTCACCGGCCCCGTGAACGTACCGTCGATGCGGAACGGATTCAACGCGTAGTCGATGCGGAACGGCGCGTTCAGCACCGGCATGATGACCTGGAACTCCAGCCCCGTACTCATCCGCAAGCCCGAGTTGGTGCCCGGCAGGAATTGTGCCGGCAGCACCTGGGTTTCGCCGGGAACGGTGATGATGCGCGTCAGTTCTTCCGGCTTCGTGACCCACGCATTTCCCATGTCCATGAACGGCACCATGGAGACGGTCTGCCCGACGAGCGGAATGCGATATTCGAAGTTGAACACCGCCTGGGTATCGCCGCCGACGTACACGATGTCGTCGAATGGCTGGACTGACGTCTGGCCTGTCAGGGGATTGGTCACCGGCAGCGCCCGGGTGATGAACGAAATCGGGCTCAACGTCCGGAAGTCGAACCCGCGGATATCGAAATCGCCGCCCGCGA
This genomic interval from Terriglobia bacterium contains the following:
- a CDS encoding DPP IV N-terminal domain-containing protein, whose product is MLLLVLALLVQVPAPPPVDYARAERFLGYNTNALVLHSGVRPTWLPDDRFWYRTNSENGNTTVLIDPVKGSRSSYNPPGPSRSGAAPPNSVVSPDGKRAVFIRDYNLWVRGVSSGKETQLTKDGIQDFGYATDNAGWIRGDDPVVLWSPDSKRIATFQHDGRGVGEMYLADTRVGHPHLEAWKYPLPGDEKIFEIQRVIIDVDAARVIRLRMPPDPHRSSLCDHVKCADTFADVEWSGDSLQLAFISSSRDHKHAWFRVADAANGKVRDVFEETAKTYFEGGDDRPNWRFLPASNEFIWFSERDNWGQLYLYDLTTGKLKNQITTGEGDVVETLRVDEKNRQVYFLGAGKEKGRDPYFQHLYRAGLDGKNLTLLTPEDATHDVSLSPSGKFFVDSYSKPDVPGVTVLRDMSTGALLQTLEKTDISRLTATGWKPVTPFSVKARDGVTDLYGLMYRPTAFDPARKYPIIDHIYPGPTPGSVGTRRFVASRGDAQALAELGFIVIELDGMGTPMRSKSFHDAYYGNMGDNTLPDQVSGIQQLARRYSWIDLDRVGIWGHSGGGYAAADAMFRYPDFFKVGISEAGNHDNRDYEDDWAEKWQGLLKGNNYDNQANELVAKNLKGKLLLVHGTTDSNVPPYNTLLVVDALIRANKDFDLLMLPNRNHGFGNESYMIRKRWDYFVKNLLGAEPPKEYELRR